The region GACAAAACTGTTTCTTTAAAAGGTATAAATTAATATACTCTTTTAGTTAATACTGCTTTTTTGTGGTGGTACGTAGTATATAGTCGTAGTTGTGCAGTAGAATCCTGGTCCCAGTTCCAGAGTTCAAGATTAAATTTGAACTCATCAGagtttcaaattttaactGATGCATTGAACTGGAACCAGAGcccaatttcacaaaaaaaaaccgTATATTTGGTTTAGTTTCTATTAGTTATGTATGTGAAAAGAATgaacaaaaatgattaaatctgAAATTCTTAGGCATACAATTTTGCAAAAGAAGGCCCagcattaaaatcattaatttcttttaggAAACGGGTTGGCGAAAGGCCAGAAATGGTTACCCCGAGAGAACATGGAAACCCACTGAAGTTTCATTGGACCGACCATGAGGAGAGAGAAGGGAACATTCTGCCGGGATGACACGTTTAAATGCTTTTCCTcgccaaaaataaaaaatgtctATTGTGATGTTATTGACTCTAATCATTTGTGAAGCGAAATCAAAGTCCATTGATATacatttgatatttgtatAACGTAGTAGTTTTACATGAACctttttaaattgaatttatttttttactttCTATAATTTTATGTCTATCAATAATCTAAGGTTCTATTCTTTCCGTCCATTATTTTGTTAGAggtaatatatttttatattgtattgttctgataatgtctctagtctctacttAAAACTGGTGATGTAACCAGCGGTTATGTTTTCCTATAGTTTATAACTCTATATAATGTAAATACGTATGAAATATACTCCCAATCGGGAAGCTAGGTACAATGTTCCTTGTTAATCTTAATACCTGGGGAAGTCATTTGAATTtaagatatattttttctGAAATCGTGATATTTGCCAAAAAGCTTCTTGAATGAATATGACTTGCAATTACTCTTGAGTTTATCAATGACGTGATCACAAATcatgatgaaattaattactTCTATCAGGTGATAGTCGTTTGTTAAAAAGAATCAAAATTTTATAATCGGATAgacatgaaatgaataaaaaattagTTACTTtagaataatataaaatcagttcatctcATTTGGTTTGGATTTACTGAGGCTTTAAGGACAATCGTCCAAAGAAGGAGGTCATAGAAAGAATTGATAGAGATTTAGGTTATTTATTGCTATATATTGATATACTGGTACAAAACAAATGATTTTCAGTGTATCATCACAAACGACCACAATGAGGAAATCCCTTCTCAAATGATTTCGAACTACAGACTGTGGGTACCGGTACCTTGTTTTATTGGTATGTAACAACatgaacaaattcaaaatgacgGAAAAGTACCCGAAATTCCGTTTATTGACCAGTTTaactatatacatgtatctaggATACTATGAAATCTAGTTGTATATTGCCGCTTGAAATTAACAGTGAATTATAATGATCACAATATAGCTTTATATACGTTTGGGTGACatgaaacaatattttcaaaagcaaGAACAATTCTTTTGAtattattttgtatataaatatatcacaTTAATTTtccttcatatttcatattctacTTGATATATTTTGGTATGTAGCAGTTACGTTATAACTATATAGTGCATAAATATCCCCTTTACGTATacaacatttgaaaaaatactGTACTGTAACTTGCTCACGATCACTCTTCCTGACTGAAAGCTGAAAAATCTGCATAATTGTCTAATACGAGAACAAACTTGAGGCCTATGCATAATTCGTATAGATGGATAGGAAATGCAACATTTTGGATGGAGTAGAAAGCatgatatcaacaaaaaataaggCTCATATCTAATTCTTAGTGAGAAATGTTTTTATGCTATGACACCATTTTCTTTGGGTGTTTTCTCTGCTTTTTCATCCTTGTTTGTGGAGTCATTCGTAGCATTTTCTTGTGCATCCTGCTGGTCACTTGTCTCAGGTTCTGACAAGCCATGCATTCCGAGATACTTAGACACTACGCTGTCCCAGTCTACTACATCCTCTATTCTATGTGGACCGGATTGGTGATGCTGGTGCAGGAAGTCACCTGTCGATAAAAAGATTGCGATATAATTCGTATCCTATATAGATAATGACTGGCCCCTTAAAACCCCATCAATTGAACCCGATGTAGCCATCTACAGCTTGCAAATTGCAATAGTTTTGTTACATCTAGTGATACGTACTACCTTCGGGGGCAACTTGTGTCCCCCTCCTCATTACATTACGTAGCCATGTTACAGATGTATGAGCCAGTAAGTCAACTGATCTTGAATCAGATTGGGCATCTAAAacttcttcttcatttatatattcCTGAGCCTGAGCACCACAAACCTTTCCtgcaaaaatacaaatacGTATTCTGTGACATGCTATGTTCTTGAACATTTTTGATGTATTAACTGGTATCCGGCAATGGGTAAATCTATTTTACCTCTGTGCTTGTATGCAATTTTAAGATACATGAACAGTTTAGTAATGAGTATCATGGGTGAAGGGGTCGCAGATGTGCGATTCATATTTCGAATAAGTTTAGCTCGTCCAAACTTCCATTCCGTGTCGGATTGTGCTTGAATTCGTTGATAAGTATCCGACATCATAGCGATGAGTAAGTTTATCAGTACGATAAGTGTCACTATTTCGTAAATTCCGAAAACTGCTTTCACGAGAGTTATTGTCCAGAACGGATTGCGATTTATCGGTGGCAAGTTATTCGGCTCGACTAATCCAAAAAGCGAAAAGAATAACAATTCGAAAGCTTGAAGGATATTCAATTGAGCAGTTCCAGACGGTAACCCTTCACCGGTTCCATCTCCATATCCCTCTTCAGGTGAAGCTGGTTCCACATATTGGTACATCGCCGCAATATGAAACGTAAATCCAgccatgaaaatgaacaagatcACCAGAAATCGAATGAGATCGCGCATCAAATCGCGTATTATTATGGCCCACGGTCCGAATAAATGgtgaaatgatagaaaatcaaGTAATTGTACAAAACACAAAAGGAGTGAACTGGCAAAGAACTGATTTCTTATGTATATACATTGGAATCTGTTTGCAGCGGCGAAGGCCATCAAATGCGTAAAAATACCAATTGATCCAATTCCGATAATGACAACTCGAAGCCATCCGAGGCCATTACGATCACCAGGATTTGTCAGTTCTGACACAAGAAGGCCGGAAAACCAGGCTAGCAATAACCATTCATACCAATGCGGAATCAAGTTACCGGATTGCCAGATCGGCGTTAATGGATAGACTGTCACAATCACCAACAaggtaataaaatatatatgcgATACTAAGTATGATAGAAACTTGATGATAGGCACACGATTGTATTTATGTTTGAATGGCAACGAAAAGGCTATCCATATTGGCGGTAACAGCAAAAACACCAGAAAGACTAACACGATTTTCCATGTCTGCCAATGTAAATTGCCCATCCAAACCTCTGAAAGATATTTTTGGACTGCTGGATGAGCTACGACTTCTttctgttcattttcaattaaaacatCCAAGAACGGTGTCCCGCGACAGTCAACTGATCGTAGCAACAATCCTGTAGTATTAGCACCCATGCTCGATGCGATGGCCAACAAATCAGTTGCCATAGCTTCACAGTATTGCCCTGCAGCAATTAAGTCTTTGGCACGTTCCTTTTCTTTGATAGCGAGGGTGTGAAAGTGATTCGATAATTTGCCCGCTGTATCCACTGGAGCTGGTGATAGTAGGATGAACTCTTGAATAGatttattgttattcatcTTTGAACAAGCCATTAAATCAAAcacaaactgaaaaaaaaattagatacTCAATAGCAAGTACTGATAGTCAATTCTTAGAGAATATtgagaaatgtaaaaaatctATTGCCTTTTGGTCATCCATTAAATGTTGAGTGCTGTGGTCTTTCTTCATCAGATAGCTGACAACATCAGTGTGTCCTGCAGCAGTAGCGTAGCACAGCGGAACCCGTCCATCTTTAGTTTCAAACTTAGGAGATGCCCCACCTTCTACAAGTAATTTGACTACTTCCAAGTAACCAGCCTTGCCAGCAAAATGCAGTGAGGTCCAACCATTCTATGATAAACACGtacatatttacataaaacatttcattatttgcaGTCAAACTACAACGATCAGAAATAATCAGTTACCTTGTCAGCTGTGTTGATATCAGCCCCTTGACCGAGAAGCAATGAAACCATGTTTATGTGACCATTTGCAGCAGCCAAATTCAAAGCAGTTCGTCCTCGCTTGTCCTTAACGTGAAGTTGATTAGTTGATTTACTCAATAGAAGACTGGCAACCACAGTATGACCATTTTGTGCAGCTAGATGTAAGGGAATTGCACCCttcaaaaaaaatacaaaatctgAGTTAAATGTGATAAACTAGGATGTTTGTGCTAATCAAtcatatttgcttccataaactCCTTCCAATACGGCATATCGGAACTGCATCTTACCTGAATAGCAGTTGTTGAATCAACCATGACTCCGGGTGAATTTAAAAGAAGTCGCGCAACAGACTCATGTCCGGATTGTGCAGCTAAATGCAGTGGAGTTAACGCATACTGAAACGAAATTCTGCATTCAAATCGAATTTTTCTTGATAATCTTTCATCTAAATCAAGATTTACTTGATACCAATAAGATAAATTTGGATATCCAAGTGTTACCCACCTCGGTAGTTAATGCTCTGACCTCTGCTGTCAAGTCTTTTACTGTACTGTCCACCAGAGGTTGTTCGCCTTTAATTGTTACTGGAATGTATATTGCCATTTCTCTTACAAAGTCAATTTGTCCATAATGAGCTGCCACATGTAATGCAGTCAGACCCGTCTTCTTGCTTGTTATTTTCAGCGCTATATGAGATTTTAGAACATCCATTATCGATACATGGCCATATTTGGCAGCCAGATGAATTGCTGTCATGCCGTCctgaatatagaaaatttagCTATTGATATAGAGTTTCCAATTCATATACAGGTTTAAGTTAAATTCAGTGTCACAATCAGTAAATACATGATTTAGAAGAAGAGAATATCGCTTACAGCATTTTCATCAGTAGCACTAGCTCCAGCTTCTAACAAAACTCTTACAACTTCTTTATGTCCACCACCTGCTGCTAGGTGCAGTGCTAGAGAATCATTTGTCTGTAAAAGAGATCAGATTTGTGAGATCAGAAGCCAATTCATTCTGAGATTCAGTAAGTGTATCTATTGCTTAATACATACCCGATTCCGTGCAGTAGTGACAATAACCTTATTGAACCTCATCAATTCCTTGATTACAGCCACACTTCCTTTCGACGCAGCAATATGTGCACAGGTCATTccattctgaaatattttcaaacctCATGAAAATCTGATGATCTTTGATCATATGTACCTGATAATGCCTGAATTTATGACACGTTGCATGTGAGGCAGGTCAGGTCACACAACGAACTAAACCACACGATGCAAAATGttcaattcaaactaaacACTGCCCAAGGTTTATATATAGGATGTATTACAAGACAAGTGCTGACAAAACAAACACTTTTAAAATTGTTAGTATAGATGACTGCACAATGACATTTCCACAAGACAAGTCAACAATTACGCATTGATACTACTTCACACCAATTCAACTAGATTGGATTAATCTCCAACTATCTATGTAACGTGAACGGTTGTAGTCACTTCCCTATCACAAGAGATACTTACGGAATCCTGTTGAGAGTTGATagattgtagacattgttgTAAGAAAGAATGATGAGAGACGAGAGAAA is a window of Tubulanus polymorphus chromosome 2, tnTubPoly1.2, whole genome shotgun sequence DNA encoding:
- the LOC141899048 gene encoding uncharacterized protein LOC141899048, which translates into the protein MSTKKDSSKTTGEGSSNSKTKDTKEKDKLPPDQTNSDAKSDVTSLSSSSTTSFNRILSLCQKGDWVLLDQTLRNIDKGNPDLSLADENTGITPLMIAVRENKLVIAERLIDLGANINDKAKDGQTAVHYCAACAKDDMMKLLINRKADATIAGGGKDQIPLHVAAARSSGAVPIVQMLLKVSGKEGRLIIDKDGCIPLFLATEAGNIAVCKELLNQLTEQQVHLQRMDNGDSVLHTACRKRDVDLARIFIDAGAAVDLQNHEGKTALHLAAWEGDELLIKYLYQCKANPNVYDKIDRSPLHVAAERGNTNVVELLVDKFRANVLARTKGGSTLMHIASEFGHPDTALAFLKKGVPLHMPNKSGAKCLHAAATQGHTSVVKALLLKGALVDATTKDAYTALHVAVEKCKPQVVQTLLGFGAEVEIKGGTGLETPLHIAARVKDGEKCAEMLLKSGANVNASRENGETALHIAARHGQLKMINALLEEGADPTAQSKVGETALHSSIRHCHFDVADALIQYVCQNKSRIDAVMLVNQQNLEGETPVHYACELTKSMAHKEFEDTDIIKLLLDFDGDNGIQTKYTQETPLHYCARAGNEDVLLETVKHIGPNKVQIAVNKQAKNGWSPLLVASEQGHLEIVKILLRNHARVDVFDEHGKAALHLCAESGHEEVADVLLWHKAFVNAKSKVGVTPLHLAAQNGYNKLVKLLIETHSATIDALSLAKKTPLHMAAQNGRIEVCSTLLKMNADANATDNHGQTPLHLAAENDHSDVVKLFLKYKPELVTMANTNGMTCAHIAASKGSVAVIKELMRFNKVIVTTARNRTNDSLALHLAAGGGHKEVVRVLLEAGASATDENADGMTAIHLAAKYGHVSIMDVLKSHIALKITSKKTGLTALHVAAHYGQIDFVREMAIYIPVTIKGEQPLVDSTVKDLTAEYALTPLHLAAQSGHESVARLLLNSPGVMVDSTTAIQGAIPLHLAAQNGHTVVASLLLSKSTNQLHVKDKRGRTALNLAAANGHINMVSLLLGQGADINTADKNGWTSLHFAGKAGYLEVVKLLVEGGASPKFETKDGRVPLCYATAAGHTDVVSYLMKKDHSTQHLMDDQKFVFDLMACSKMNNNKSIQEFILLSPAPVDTAGKLSNHFHTLAIKEKERAKDLIAAGQYCEAMATDLLAIASSMGANTTGLLLRSVDCRGTPFLDVLIENEQKEVVAHPAVQKYLSEVWMGNLHWQTWKIVLVFLVFLLLPPIWIAFSLPFKHKYNRVPIIKFLSYLVSHIYFITLLVIVTVYPLTPIWQSGNLIPHWYEWLLLAWFSGLLVSELTNPGDRNGLGWLRVVIIGIGSIGIFTHLMAFAAANRFQCIYIRNQFFASSLLLCFVQLLDFLSFHHLFGPWAIIIRDLMRDLIRFLVILFIFMAGFTFHIAAMYQYVEPASPEEGYGDGTGEGLPSGTAQLNILQAFELLFFSLFGLVEPNNLPPINRNPFWTITLVKAVFGIYEIVTLIVLINLLIAMMSDTYQRIQAQSDTEWKFGRAKLIRNMNRTSATPSPMILITKLFMYLKIAYKHRGKVCGAQAQEYINEEEVLDAQSDSRSVDLLAHTSVTWLRNVMRRGTQVAPEGDFLHQHHQSGPHRIEDVVDWDSVVSKYLGMHGLSEPETSDQQDAQENATNDSTNKDEKAEKTPKENGVIA